One window of Laspinema palackyanum D2c genomic DNA carries:
- a CDS encoding thioredoxin domain-containing protein: protein MSRFRFFSLTLACCLIFGFGLFGCTSPNGTSANSDLEAQVLEIIRNNPEVIIESVQAYQEAQQNDVQQARQAFLQQMSTNPGAIIGNSPVKGASQRNIVIVEFSDFQCPFCAKAHETVNQFMAKHQSEVTLTYKHLPLTQIHTQALPAAQAAWAAGQQGKFWEYHDALFQQQQQLGEPLYGTIAQTLNLDLEKFNSDRQSENAQAAIEEDLILARKLGINGTPFFFMNEEPFSGAVELSEMETILARIKSAGR from the coding sequence ATGTCCCGGTTTCGCTTTTTTTCGCTGACTTTAGCTTGCTGTTTGATATTCGGTTTTGGATTGTTCGGTTGTACCAGCCCCAATGGCACGAGTGCCAATTCCGACCTCGAAGCACAAGTCTTGGAGATTATTCGGAATAATCCCGAAGTCATTATTGAATCCGTCCAAGCCTATCAGGAGGCCCAACAAAATGATGTTCAGCAAGCAAGGCAGGCTTTCTTACAGCAAATGAGTACCAACCCGGGGGCAATTATCGGGAATTCTCCCGTTAAAGGTGCTTCCCAGAGAAATATCGTGATTGTGGAATTTTCCGACTTTCAATGTCCGTTTTGTGCCAAAGCTCACGAAACGGTGAATCAGTTTATGGCTAAACATCAGTCTGAGGTCACTTTGACTTACAAGCATCTGCCATTGACTCAGATTCATACCCAAGCCCTGCCCGCAGCACAAGCCGCTTGGGCCGCTGGACAACAGGGGAAATTCTGGGAATATCATGATGCATTATTCCAACAGCAACAGCAGTTGGGAGAACCGTTATATGGGACCATCGCCCAAACCTTAAATTTAGATTTGGAGAAATTTAACAGCGATCGCCAGAGTGAAAATGCCCAAGCGGCCATTGAGGAAGACCTCATCCTCGCCCGCAAATTAGGCATTAATGGAACCCCGTTCTTTTTCATGAATGAAGAACCTTTCTCCGGGGCTGTGGAATTGTCGGAAATGGAAACAATTTTAGCTCGAATTAAAAGCGCCGGAAGATAA
- the urtA gene encoding urea ABC transporter substrate-binding protein has protein sequence MPDRVKSLNKPIKVGVLHSLTGTMSIGEVSVKDATLLAIEEINAAGGVLGRPLEAVIADGESNLKTFADKAKQLLTQEQVEVIFGCWTSASRKAVLPILEELNGLLFYPVQYEGLEQSPNIFYTGAAPNQQIVPAVQYLLDRGFRHIYLLGSDYIFPRSANQIIKAQLVAQDAVLAGEEYIPLGSQEVSTAIAHILSVQPDAVLNTLNGDTNVAFFRELNQAGLTPDELLVMSVSVAEAEVREIGPSAIAGHLVAWNYFQSIDTLENQKFVRAYKAKYGSDRVTSDPIASGYLGVYLWKKAVEKAQSTQVLKVKAAAKNIELVTPKGLVKLDGKTQHLWNTVRIGQIKPDGAIGEIWNSQEAVAPDPFLSRYPWAAGLSQRGFRWGINAKLMSLFSTLVAIAWVALVLEWRTATEIERNIAALIQRVEQMSTPPEEMLEWGYAVMAAAQRSQYLLLMLLLLSIVSMGVAFFVISRITRALNGVTKTAQRLASGDLSARSPLVSGDEIGVLSSTLNTMAQQVNCLLKGLEVRSRQVEEHSLELEAAVYAAQAASRAKSTFLANMSHELRTPLNAIVGYSELLQEEVEEILADEQLISDLQKINIAGKNLLNIVSDILDISKIEAGKMDLCLDTFDVPQLIHEVVTTVEPLLLSNGNVIRVDYPEKMGMMTADITKVRQILLNLLSNAAKFTENGKIILEVRIKNPQENPGEQVTLNSTPLPPRETPWIVFHVRDTGIGMSAEQIAQLFQPFVQGDDSTTRKYGGTGLGLALVKTFCEMMGGAIAVESELGRGSVFEITLPLVVNTALQKVKMNRAA, from the coding sequence GTGCCTGATCGCGTCAAATCCCTGAATAAACCCATTAAAGTCGGGGTGTTACATTCCCTAACGGGTACGATGTCGATCGGGGAAGTATCTGTCAAAGATGCCACCTTGTTAGCAATTGAAGAAATTAATGCGGCAGGTGGGGTACTGGGCCGCCCCTTAGAAGCGGTGATTGCCGATGGGGAAAGCAATTTAAAAACCTTTGCAGACAAAGCCAAACAATTACTCACTCAGGAGCAAGTTGAGGTCATTTTTGGCTGCTGGACCTCTGCCTCACGCAAAGCGGTACTCCCGATTTTGGAGGAATTAAATGGATTGTTATTCTATCCGGTGCAATATGAAGGATTAGAACAGTCTCCCAATATTTTCTATACGGGTGCAGCACCTAATCAACAAATCGTTCCGGCGGTGCAATATTTATTGGATCGGGGCTTTCGCCACATTTATTTACTCGGGTCAGATTATATTTTCCCCCGGAGTGCGAATCAAATTATTAAAGCGCAGTTAGTAGCCCAAGATGCGGTTTTAGCGGGGGAAGAATACATTCCCTTGGGTTCCCAGGAGGTGAGTACGGCGATCGCCCATATTCTTTCGGTACAACCGGATGCGGTGCTTAATACCCTCAATGGCGATACCAATGTGGCCTTTTTCCGAGAGTTAAATCAAGCGGGGTTGACCCCGGATGAATTGCTGGTGATGTCCGTGAGTGTTGCCGAGGCGGAGGTTCGGGAAATAGGACCTTCGGCGATCGCCGGACATCTGGTGGCGTGGAATTACTTTCAAAGCATCGATACTCTGGAAAACCAGAAATTCGTGAGGGCCTATAAAGCCAAATATGGCAGCGATCGCGTTACCTCCGACCCGATCGCCTCGGGGTATCTGGGGGTCTATTTATGGAAAAAAGCCGTGGAAAAAGCCCAGTCTACCCAAGTATTGAAGGTGAAGGCAGCGGCCAAAAATATAGAATTGGTCACCCCAAAAGGGTTAGTCAAACTGGATGGCAAAACCCAGCATCTGTGGAACACCGTCCGCATTGGACAAATCAAGCCCGATGGGGCGATCGGGGAAATTTGGAACTCTCAAGAGGCAGTCGCCCCTGACCCCTTTTTATCCCGCTATCCTTGGGCCGCAGGTCTCTCTCAACGGGGATTCCGCTGGGGAATTAATGCCAAACTGATGAGCTTATTTAGCACTTTAGTGGCGATCGCCTGGGTTGCTTTGGTTCTGGAGTGGCGGACTGCAACGGAAATTGAGAGGAATATCGCCGCCTTAATTCAGCGGGTTGAGCAAATGTCTACACCCCCGGAGGAAATGTTGGAATGGGGCTATGCAGTGATGGCGGCAGCGCAACGGAGTCAATATTTATTACTAATGCTGCTGCTGTTGAGCATTGTCTCAATGGGTGTAGCCTTTTTTGTGATTTCCCGAATTACTCGGGCCTTAAATGGAGTGACTAAAACCGCGCAACGATTAGCTTCTGGGGATTTAAGCGCGCGATCGCCTCTGGTTTCTGGAGATGAAATTGGGGTACTCTCTTCCACCCTGAATACAATGGCACAACAGGTAAACTGTTTACTCAAAGGGTTAGAAGTGCGTTCTCGCCAGGTGGAAGAACACAGTTTAGAATTAGAGGCAGCGGTTTATGCCGCACAAGCAGCCAGTCGAGCGAAAAGCACCTTTTTAGCCAATATGAGCCACGAATTGCGAACGCCACTGAATGCGATCGTGGGTTATAGCGAACTGCTGCAAGAAGAGGTGGAGGAGATTCTCGCCGATGAACAGTTAATTAGCGACCTCCAAAAAATTAACATTGCGGGCAAAAATCTCTTGAATATCGTCAGTGATATTTTAGATATTTCTAAAATTGAAGCGGGCAAAATGGACTTGTGTCTGGATACCTTCGATGTCCCCCAGTTGATTCATGAGGTGGTCACTACCGTTGAACCGTTGTTGCTGAGTAATGGCAATGTTATCCGAGTAGATTATCCTGAAAAGATGGGGATGATGACGGCAGATATCACCAAAGTCCGGCAAATCCTCTTAAACCTGCTGAGTAATGCAGCTAAATTTACAGAAAATGGCAAGATTATTTTAGAGGTGAGGATTAAAAATCCGCAAGAGAATCCCGGGGAACAGGTCACCCTAAATTCTACTCCTTTGCCCCCGAGGGAAACGCCCTGGATTGTCTTTCACGTCCGGGATACGGGAATTGGCATGAGTGCTGAACAAATCGCCCAACTGTTTCAACCCTTTGTCCAGGGGGATGATTCGACCACGCGCAAGTATGGCGGGACGGGATTGGGTTTAGCGTTGGTGAAAACATTTTGCGAGATGATGGGAGGGGCGATCGCCGTGGAAAGCGAACTGGGGCGAGGGTCGGTCTTTGAGATTACCCTACCCTTGGTGGTGAATACAGCACTGCAGAAGGTTAAGATGAATCGCGCTGCTTAA
- a CDS encoding WD40 repeat domain-containing protein: MPEHKIWQWVETLSGHLDRVSSVAVSPDGKTLASSSLDQTIALWDLKSGQKLHTLSGHSGSVLGVSFSPDGQSLVSCGTDKKIQVWDLGKFKPIRQLGRWFGGHQEPVLALAMAPDGKTLVSTSGDLRLKGWNMATGRNEWTVTLNGEKLGEIQSLAISPDGKILAGGSTDSQIALWNLQTGEKLRTLTGHSAGVTEVAFSPDGQVLASSSWDKTVALWNYQKGKQITSLVGHSDGVNAVRFHPDGERLASGSWDKTLALWNGKTGEQIASLVGHSDAVRSLAFSPDGRVLVSGSWDQTIALWQV; the protein is encoded by the coding sequence ATGCCTGAACATAAGATATGGCAATGGGTTGAAACCCTCTCGGGCCACTTAGACCGGGTGAGTTCGGTGGCAGTCTCCCCGGATGGGAAAACCCTCGCCAGCAGCAGTTTAGACCAGACGATCGCCCTGTGGGATCTGAAGTCGGGTCAAAAACTCCATACCCTTTCCGGACATTCTGGATCGGTTCTGGGGGTGAGTTTTTCCCCAGATGGTCAAAGTTTAGTCAGTTGTGGGACGGATAAAAAGATTCAGGTTTGGGATTTGGGTAAGTTTAAGCCGATTCGCCAGTTGGGGCGATGGTTTGGCGGTCATCAGGAACCTGTTTTAGCCCTGGCAATGGCCCCCGATGGCAAAACTCTGGTGAGTACCAGTGGCGATCTCCGTCTGAAAGGCTGGAATATGGCGACAGGTAGAAATGAATGGACGGTTACCTTGAATGGGGAGAAACTTGGGGAGATTCAGTCCCTGGCGATTAGTCCTGATGGCAAAATTTTAGCTGGAGGCAGTACCGATAGTCAGATTGCCCTGTGGAATTTACAGACTGGGGAAAAATTACGGACCCTCACGGGGCATTCTGCGGGGGTGACGGAGGTCGCATTTAGTCCCGATGGACAGGTTTTGGCCTCTAGCAGTTGGGATAAAACCGTGGCCCTGTGGAATTACCAGAAGGGAAAGCAAATCACCTCCCTGGTGGGACATTCCGATGGGGTGAATGCGGTGAGGTTTCATCCCGATGGAGAGAGACTCGCTTCCGGGAGTTGGGATAAAACTTTGGCCCTGTGGAATGGGAAAACGGGAGAACAAATTGCCTCCCTGGTGGGACATTCCGATGCCGTGCGATCGCTGGCCTTTAGTCCCGATGGGCGAGTGCTGGTTTCGGGGAGTTGGGACCAGACGATCGCCCTGTGGCAGGTATAG
- a CDS encoding CsbD family protein, translating into MSAEDRVNATMKNVEGKAQEALGNVTGDPKDQAEGKMKQTEAEAKHAKEDIKDNIKKAID; encoded by the coding sequence ATGAGCGCTGAAGATAGAGTTAATGCAACGATGAAGAATGTCGAAGGGAAAGCGCAAGAAGCGTTAGGAAACGTGACCGGCGATCCCAAGGATCAGGCTGAGGGCAAAATGAAGCAAACTGAGGCCGAAGCCAAACACGCCAAAGAAGACATCAAAGATAACATCAAAAAAGCGATCGACTAG
- a CDS encoding CsbD family protein: MSIENRMKATAKNIEGKAQEALGDLTGDPKQKMVGKAKQIQANIEHGAENLKEELDVKRTQIEEL; this comes from the coding sequence ATGAGTATTGAAAATCGCATGAAAGCCACAGCTAAGAATATCGAAGGAAAAGCCCAAGAAGCCTTGGGTGATTTGACGGGAGACCCCAAGCAAAAAATGGTGGGTAAAGCCAAGCAAATCCAAGCCAATATTGAGCATGGGGCGGAAAATTTAAAAGAAGAACTGGATGTCAAGAGAACTCAAATAGAAGAGTTGTAA